A genomic region of Solanum dulcamara chromosome 2, daSolDulc1.2, whole genome shotgun sequence contains the following coding sequences:
- the LOC129877062 gene encoding uncharacterized protein LOC129877062, which yields MASSSSSKPKTEILRLAGADFLPKHKGPELRPLILEDDDPPQEKERVLPSSDYINLRVKARQILDSLNHADIQQLFVDKTLLQFCKSEYPNVLCVKLSQLLLDSQNSPEIKSKCSILLHFLLDSPRRSTSVWSSTSYIIRTELKIAILEILKQDNPKQICKQMWKTASQIFSCVVIEKQGGWQGMLSLFCESLNSGPLYVQDCALMFFLDLPTCLREELSQSVEDLRLNLLNKFNSSNGERKVYALAALVNLVQHMSSDYYSMFHDLLMPMIKGVSDFLDNDVEEDNAQRSLKKLAELVGAEPRFFDSYLDQVFDAMITISENDKLGEETRYLSVEMMYVFDDISIKRVDKRILGRLCSELARMISLIPDGSRNYLLGETFMFRISMVRSNEIPMPFLLGEIPKDMPSSEWRKRYAAVQIIGVIAKGCAKAMSDNLTKVKKVVLIATLDPSPTVRVAAIRTVKSMSLDLSPYTLDPCADVLITSLYLALADGDNPLKQAAAASAMRSLCERCSSCILEPRLQTIVSKLLELIQSPNPEVQAESLMTLATVARLSKDLFCKCYDLVITSLKKLLAESTSISEQDNAVELHLDKAVECIWTVARAVGKDIFKKDATEVVAILVNVRWYLGEDDHSLKITLLRAWKKLLKCLGSCFYPYVKDIMPDLLRSARLGSNSATERVILTEKLKACKLLLRLTRQFKGKFFPWIDQVSDIVVPLVKFHDKDTRKIAFSVMPKLLHSAKLSIENKQAHDPTNSSYLHKLVPRIVPSLLEVLDEETDSEMCAKILKSLTKCIKIAGGFLNEKKIQQTTNAIEKVLKATSRKHFSQEENVSKLEKEIIKQVVTYFRVLIKIYKENSGTLVNKFLECIKAMMEDDVTAKEKEIALLTFNEVYLKCKEAFIR from the exons atggcttcttcttcttcctccaaACCAAAAACTGAGATTCTCCGACTTGCAGGGGCAGATTTTCTTCCCAAACACAAAGGTCCCGAACTCCGGCCTCTAATATTGGAAGATGATGATCCTCCCCAGGAGAAAGAAAGAGTCCTTCCGAGCAGTGATTATATCAATCTTCGAGTGAAAGCCAGACAAATTCTTGATTCTCTAAATCATGCTGACATTCAACAACTCTTCGTTGACAAAACATTGTTACAATTCTGCAAATCCGAATACCCAAATGTATTGTGTGTGAAGCTATCACAGCTCCTCCTAGACTCTCAAAATAGCCCTGAAATCAAATCGAAATGCTCCATTCTCCTTCACTTTCTTCTTGATTCTCCCCGTCGTTCTACAAGTGTCTGGAGTTCCACCTCCTACATCATCAGGACTGAACTCAAAATCGCGATTCTTGAAATTCTTAAACAAGATAACCCCAAACAGATTTGCAAACAGATGTGGAAGACAGCATCTCAGATATTCAGCTGTGTTGTTATCGAGAAACAGGGGGGATGGCAGGGTATGCTCAGTTTATTTTGCGAGTCTCTAAATTCGGGTCCATTGTATGTTCAAGATTGCGCCCTTATGTTCTTTTTGGATTTGCCCACGTGTCTACGCGAAGAACTGAGTCAGTCTGTTGAAGATCTCCGTTTAAACTTGTTGAATAAGTTTAATTCTTCCAATGGAGAGAGAAAAGTTTATGCCTTGGCTGCTTTAGTTAATCTTGTTCAACATATGTCTAGTGATTATTACTCTATGTTTCATGATCTATTGATGCCAATGATAAAAGGGGTCTCAGATTTTCTCGATAATGACGTTGAGGAGGACAATGCACAGAGAAGTCTCAAGAAATTAGCAGAGTTAGTTGGGGCAGAGCCAAGGTTTTTCGACTCGTATTTGGATCAAGTGTTTGATGCAATGATTACAATTAGTGAAAATGATAAGTTGGGAGAAGAAACAAGATATCTTTCTGTAGAAATGATGTATGTTTTTGATGATATTTCGATAAAAAGGGTAGACAAGAGGATTCTAGGAAGGCTATGTTCTGAGTTGGCTCGGATGATTTCACTTATCCCTGATGGATCACGAAATTATCTTCTCGGAGAAACTTTTATGTTCAGGATTTCAATGGTAAGGAGTAATGAAATCCCTATGCCTTTTTTACTCGGGGAAATACCAAAGGATATGCCTTCATCAGAATGGCGGAAACGATATGCAGCAGTTCAAATCATTGGTGTCATTGCAAAAGGATGTGCAAAG GCCATGAGCGATAATCTTACTAAAGTGAAGAAGGTGGTGTTGATAGCAACGCTAGATCCCTCTCCCACTGTCCGTGTTGCTGCTATTAGAACAGTAAAATCTATGAGTCTAGACCTATCCCCATATACACTGGATCCATGCGCTGACGTGCTTATTACTTCGCTATATTTAGCACTTGCAGATGGTGACAATCCCCTCAAACAG GCTGCTGCTGCTTCAGCGATGCGTTCTCTTTGTGAGAGATGCAGTTCATGCATATTAGAACCTCGCTTGCAAACAATTGTGAGCAAACTACTTGAACTCATCCAG AGTCCAAATCCTGAGGTGCAAGCCGAGTCCTTAATGACTCTAGCAACCGTTGCAAGATTATCAAAG GATCTCTTCTGTAAATGCTATGATTTGGTCATCACTTCTCTAAAAAAACTTCTAGCTGAATCAACAAGTATATCGGAGCAAGACAATGCTGTTGAGTTGCATTTGGACAAAGCTGTTGAGTGCATTTGGACAGTTGCAAGGGCTgttggaaaggatatattcAAGAAAGATGCTACAGAG GTTGTGGCCATTCTCGTGAATGTTCGATGGTATTTAGGGGAGGATGATCATAGTTTGAAAATTACCCTTCTACGA GCATGGAAGAAGCTTCTTAAATGTCTCGGATCTTGTTTTTATCCATATGTGAAAGATATTATGCCTGATTTGCTCCGCTCTGCTAGACTTGGCTCGAATAG TGCCACAGAACGTGTTATTCTGACGGAGAAACTTAAGGCGTGTAAACTTTTACTTCGCTTAACTAGACAGTTCAAAGGGAAGTTCTTTCCATGGATCGATCAG GTTTCTGACATAGTGGTACCACTTGTGAAATTTCATGATAAAGATACAAGAAAAATAGCTTTTTCAG TCATGCCGAAGCTATTGCACTCAGCAAAACTTTCTATTGAGAACAAACAAGCTCATGACCCTACAAATTCCTCCTATCTGCATAAACTAGTGCCCCGAATTGTACCGTCTCTGCTGGAAGTTCTGGATGAG GAAACGGACAGTGAGATGTGCGCAAAGATATTGAAATCATTAACCAAATGTATCAAG ATAGCTGGAGGATTTCTTAACGAAAAGAAGATTCAGCAGACAACTAATGCGATAGAGAAGGTTCTTAAAgcaacatcaagaaaacatttttcaCAAGAGGAAAATGTGAGTAAGCTGGAAAAAGAGATCATTAAACAG GTTGTAACCTACTTCCGCGTATTGATCAAGATATACAAGGAAAACTCCGgtactttggtcaacaaatttTTGGAATGTATAAAAGCTATGATG GAAGATGATGTGACAGCAAAAGAGAAGGAAATTGCACTTTTAACCTTCAATGAAGTCTATCTGAAATGTAAAGAAGCTTTTATTAGGTAA